Genomic window (Cucumis sativus cultivar 9930 chromosome 2, Cucumber_9930_V3, whole genome shotgun sequence):
AATAGTCTaacttaagaaaacaaaaaaaaaaaaatgataaaatacaAGAAGATGTCTGATtcttaagaattaaaattaatgatgtatttcctttccttttatttttttgccCGACTTTGTTGACTGATATGCCTTATGCACACTGCAACTAGTTCCATGAGAATGTCACTAGACCTGTGACATTTGGCATCTCAGATATTTCATATCATAGATAAATGGCACTGAAGTTTGAACTCGTAATCATACAAATATCCAAATTTAtccaaagttaaatttagGCATTTTACTAGACTGATTTATGAATTGCTGAAGAAAttcctatttttcttcatatggAAGCATACGACTAAATAGAAAAGCCATTCAAGTGATAACTTCCCTACCCTGCTCCCCAAGCTACAATGCATGGGATTGTAGTTTGCTTGGGGAAGACAAGGAAGAATGTCATATTATACCAAAAATGATGAACACCTATGacctaataatttaattaattttaaccaCTGGCATAATGAGTTCACATTGGGTCTCAGAGAAGGCAAAGAAGATGATCTAGTTTTCATTGAGTGTAAACAGCACGGTATCACAATTCATGAAAAGTAATTCTCATGTAGGACAAAGAAAGTTGTAACCTCAAGATTGAATTCACTTCTATCGTTGTATTAGTTATGTGCCTCAATTAAAGAAATCATTCATGGTTAATTCAGATTTCTATGCTAACCATGATGGTTAATGGTTCACTCAACTCAATGTCACACCTCACATGTTTGGAGGGCCTGATCTAAATATACAGTTCTGTGTAGTTGAGAcgcaaatattataaaatttcaactaaaGCTACAAAAGGAATCGTTCTCATTGGTGACAAAACGACATTATGGGAAACTTTAACATTTCCAATCTTATATGCCACAACATTGAAAAACTGTCTACAAACCTGACCCTTTAGTTTGACTGTCAAACCAATAAGATGGAACCTCAGGTGGCAAACAAAATGGTTCATTCTCCTGATTGCTACAAAATGGCTCTTTGCGTTTTTTTGTGGAAGATTCTGAAATCTGACCACCACCATCTGAACTCCACATATTTGAACAGGAACCGAAGCGTTCAAACTCAGTCCTGGTTGGGAAAAAACTGAATTCTTCATTCGCATAAGTGGTTTGATCATGGAATTGGTGTCTCTCCCGAGAACTGCTTGGAGCAACGTCTCCAGTTTCAAGAGCCCAAGTTTTCCTGCTGCTTACACATGGCAAGGAAGGTACACCCAACCTTAAAGATAAATCACATTCTGTGTCTGGTAGCTTTTCTTCTCTGGCTGTGATAAATTCTGATGGGAATCTGCTCATAGCATTTCCGGTCTTGTAAGACCGGAGGCTGTGCTCAGCAGGCTCTGCACTTGATATGATTGGTCTACCCAAAAATATAGTCTGTTGGTTGGCGTCTGCAGATATCTGGGAGCTTAAATTGGGTTCTTCAGTTTGACAACGAATTCCATAATACAATGGATAAACAGATCCCAAGTTAAGTGGGGTGTTGGTCTCAGTCATTGAATAGTTGTTATGAACAACTGGGACATTCTCAATCAAGAAAGCAGGGGTACTCGGAATGGTAGGGTTGTTATGTTGTTTTATTTGGCTACTGCGCTCTGAAGCAAAAAAACTGGAGTTCATACTCTTGGCTCTTGCAAAGTTCAACTGGTTGCCAGGGTGTAATGGCGATACCGGTAGGCGTCTCTCATCGGTGGCTTTATTCAATGTAGTGGCAAGAGTAGATGTTGGTTCTTGACCCCTTGGAGTAAGATAAGTCCTCGGGTTGCTATGGCGTTGGCTTCTAGAAGCTCGTACCGGAACACAACCGAGGTTAAGTGCAGCTGAATGCCACAGAGAcgaagcaaagaaaaagaaaacaggaATAACTAACAACTTGAGTTCATACAAACAGATgacaaaaaacaaaccaaaaccTAATACATTtccaataaagaaaaacaaagatcaCATTTTCGTCATTAGATCCAATAACTAATACAACTACGTCTTTTACCTTCAACACATGGAGGCAAAAGCTCACCACTTTCACTACTTTCATCTCTCCGAATTATAGTGTTAACAGCATCATTTAAACGGTCCCAAAGCGTCTCAAGATTCATATACTCAACCTAAGcaacaaaactaagaaaatTAAGGAAATGAAATCCAAAGCTTGAAACACGACAAGATCCAAATTGTGAGCAAAACCCAGAAGAGTAAAGGGCAAAAATACCTCGGAATTAGCTTTAGAATACATGATTTCTTCAGCTCTGAAAACAACAATCGGCAATTTCTCTTGCCATTCCTTGTTCTTTTTAGTAGCAGGGGTATGATTCTCATTGACAACCCTGATCAAACACATGGTGTGCAAATTCACTAAAATgcacaaaacaaaatacaaagtcGAAAcgaatcaacaaaattaacaagACCCAGAACCTGAAAATTTGCTGAATAATAGAACCTCTCATGGGTTGGTGCCTATCGCTATGCCAAGCTCTCCGCACACACTCGTACGGTCTCGGGCCTGGCCTCGGCATCTTCGTTCCGCAATAGCTAAGCCAgtcacaaaaataaaaaatcaacaaaagatTCGAAACTCTTAGCTCCCAAAAATTCAGTGGGTACTACTGAAGATGGGTTTGGATGATTTTGCATTAActctctatctctcttttAATCCTCCATTTTCATTCCCCAATTGGCAATGGGACAGTTCTTGCTGGGTTTtggagaaaagagagaaagagagagaaagagaaagggtAGCTTTCTCATTCCCTTGtcttcttcaataatttaagATAGTTTACCCCCCAAAACTTTGATGCTCAATCTACTTGTTTTTGTGTATAAGGAGTGTCACCTATTGGGGAAAATAGAGTGGAGGGGTGGGGTGGGCTTCAAAAAGTGCTCTGTAAAATCTCCCTGCCACAACATTCAAGCAATTGGCACATCAATTAACCTTGTGCTATGGGCCACACCACCTCTAAAAACAGCGACTTCCCATCATCTCATACATAACTTTGAATCTATCTTCTAAATGaccaaaccaaatttcaaaaacctCAAACCATTTTCTTACTCCCcccattaagaaaaatcactttcttttttccttctggGTCTCTCTATTTTCACCCCAACTCACAACCTTTGCTTCAAAATAAGTAATGGGCTTTGAAAAATGGTGAGgaattttgtgtttggttGAGTGGTAGCAGTGGCTAATGACACTGCCCTGACATTGCATGCCATACCCACTCTCTCATGTCTCATTTCCATGCCCCCACTTTGGAAAAACCATCCCAATTAATGACCCCATAAAAAcctcttcttttcctttgcctttgccttttccttttcccaaaatggcaaaaatAGCTTAcactttcaaactttcaacTCAGTTGTCCAACTCCTACAAGTAATAATTCGGATCTTCAAACTTACCataaacaattataaatataatttcaaactcaaagtattcaaaaatatatcatataactCAAAACATTCTAACACATATCATCATTTAAATATAGCTTTTTAACTCTAAACGTGTTACTCATCCCAATTATTCAACTttcaatcaattataaaaattaaactctcaaacttatataattaatattatttttgcaatttcttttctttttctttctttttcattttagtcaattttcttctccattccaTCTTTTTTCCCCCCATTTTCATGACAAGTCTGTGTCCACATGGAGCTCAAACTGCCAAAGTGGCAAACTCATCTTCTCTCTTTCCATGTATGTTGTCTGTCCCTTTTGCCCTTTTTCTAACTTGAGAGCTTTGAAAGTAGGGATGTTTACTGTTTAGTTTTGGATGGTTATGAATGAAACGTCTTTGTTTTGGATAATGATCTGGATTTCATTTTATCTTCTAACTCTTCCAAATCGTTAGTGAAAACGTGGCTAGACTAAATTCACGCATATATTATAACGGTCGAGTTCAAGAAGAACACGTGAATGATCGAAATCAACTTTACATAGAGAGAGATCATGGATATATGTAGGTAGGGTGAAGATAAACTAAAAGGAATTGACAGTGAGTAAGcaaaaaaaacatactaaaaGGACTCGTGTTGGTACGTAGGAGATTACCAAGCGGtttaaaataagtatattAGTAAGATTGCAAGATGTCAAGTCCATTATATGATAAGTATAAAGTTCACATCTCGAACAAAGagatttaaatctttaaacatcaatttaagaaaaacacaCGTAtctaaatttctattaaaaaaactaaaagtttatGCATAAGTCGTtgtcaattatatttaaaatgaatgttttcaaatatagcaaaacatCACATAGATAAACGATTAGTAACCTATTAGATTATTCATCGTATAATCTTTATTGAATTAGCCACatattataaacattaaatatcaaaactttgagAGAGTGGTAATAAGATTAGATCACTTTCGAAGATAAACATCCattctatatttattataacacTTTGGATTCTCAAGGTACCTCTCTCTTTCGAAAGAATTTGCAACATCGATCAAGCCCTAGTAACGATCTTACTTTGTTTTCCAACGACTATTGTTCAAACAAGTGAGCTTCATTTTGACTAAACTACgtcaattcaatcaaattaagaGTCAATAAGCAAAATGCAATTAACATAGTAttgtattattaaattttccaACTTCTCAAAATgcaaaatagtaataataagagaagaagaatattttttataaaaaaaattaactttaatttatttctaatgaatcatatattttgaatgggcgttttttaaaatagcaaaataaattaaaatgtttacaaactctagcaaaattttagattctataaATGATAGTTTTCGATCattataacatatcaatgactattagtgatagaattaAACTAtcgaaaatatttataaatataacaaaactttctttttgtcactgaataattaaatcatgAGATAACTATAAGTATTTATCATCAAACACAATCACATGTTTTGCTCATTTActtaatgaataaatatagCTCGAATTTGTATCTACGAGACAAGAAGCACATAAACGAGAATGACCTAGTTCGATCTTGACCTCGATCCCcttttaactaaaaaagaattgtgTATATAAAATCCATTTAAATAAACTACTAAATTAGCTTGTCatagattaaataaaattaaactcaaaagaaaGTGGCAAAACCTTTTTCTCCTTACATGCAACTATCAAAATAGTCTATATAGAT
Coding sequences:
- the LOC101205660 gene encoding uncharacterized protein LOC101205660, which produces MPRPGPRPYECVRRAWHSDRHQPMRGSIIQQIFRVVNENHTPATKKNKEWQEKLPIVVFRAEEIMYSKANSEVEYMNLETLWDRLNDAVNTIIRRDESSESGELLPPCVEAALNLGCVPVRASRSQRHSNPRTYLTPRGQEPTSTLATTLNKATDERRLPVSPLHPGNQLNFARAKSMNSSFFASERSSQIKQHNNPTIPSTPAFLIENVPVVHNNYSMTETNTPLNLGSVYPLYYGIRCQTEEPNLSSQISADANQQTIFLGRPIISSAEPAEHSLRSYKTGNAMSRFPSEFITAREEKLPDTECDLSLRLGVPSLPCVSSRKTWALETGDVAPSSSRERHQFHDQTTYANEEFSFFPTRTEFERFGSCSNMWSSDGGGQISESSTKKRKEPFCSNQENEPFCLPPEVPSYWFDSQTKGSGL